One Streptomyces sp. ML-6 genomic region harbors:
- a CDS encoding glycosyltransferase family protein, protein MSGNGNEQPLNVIIGVNGIGMGHTVRQSAIAQYLRDRGHQVRIITNGSGRIAYFQDLGFPAWDGWMPTLLARDDRIHARDAVRANIRQVPGGLRRHLQLRRLVRSSGAPDVFITDYEPNTPRLAYHFGRPLISIDQQSKYRHLDLPVVDRYARTAEEQRLRYFAPRVDRSFICSYIPLDAEDRRVEFIAPVIPDLIRSAPVTTEPLVTAYFSRYFDHGPEESVRELASIFRQSVPDRTLRIYTQPTELRSLLGYADARVEIRAFDREAFIADMARSEAVVSNAGFNLISEALVLGKPVHLIPLPTYDQHWCAKVTEEAGLGTAAPRIERRAVLEFLARGRALSDNVVRHRDLYLSADPRERIASYLESLPTVDRLIPAPVAG, encoded by the coding sequence ATGTCCGGAAACGGCAACGAACAGCCGCTCAACGTGATCATCGGCGTGAACGGCATCGGCATGGGACACACGGTCCGGCAGAGCGCGATCGCCCAGTACCTCCGCGACCGCGGGCACCAGGTTCGGATCATCACCAACGGCTCCGGTCGGATCGCGTACTTCCAGGACCTCGGCTTCCCCGCCTGGGACGGATGGATGCCGACGCTCCTCGCACGCGACGACCGGATCCACGCTCGCGACGCCGTGCGCGCGAACATCCGCCAGGTACCCGGAGGTCTCCGCCGACACCTCCAGCTGCGTCGGCTCGTCCGAAGCAGCGGTGCTCCGGATGTGTTCATCACCGACTACGAGCCCAACACCCCGCGCCTCGCCTACCACTTCGGCCGACCGCTCATCTCCATCGACCAACAGAGCAAGTACCGACACCTGGACCTTCCCGTCGTCGACCGGTACGCCCGTACGGCCGAAGAGCAGCGACTGCGGTACTTCGCCCCCCGCGTCGACCGGTCCTTCATCTGCTCCTACATCCCACTGGACGCCGAGGACCGAAGAGTCGAGTTCATCGCCCCGGTCATTCCCGATCTCATCAGATCGGCACCGGTCACCACCGAGCCCCTCGTCACGGCCTACTTCTCCCGCTACTTCGACCACGGCCCGGAGGAATCCGTCCGCGAACTGGCCTCGATCTTCCGCCAGTCCGTACCGGACCGAACGCTGCGGATCTACACGCAGCCGACGGAGTTGAGGTCCCTGCTCGGGTACGCCGACGCCCGTGTAGAGATCCGCGCCTTCGACCGCGAGGCGTTCATCGCGGACATGGCTCGCTCCGAGGCCGTGGTCTCCAACGCCGGCTTCAACCTGATCAGCGAGGCACTCGTCCTCGGCAAACCGGTCCACCTCATCCCGTTACCCACCTACGACCAGCACTGGTGCGCGAAGGTCACCGAGGAGGCCGGACTGGGAACTGCGGCCCCGCGCATCGAACGGCGGGCTGTCCTCGAATTCCTCGCGCGCGGTCGGGCACTCAGCGACAACGTCGTACGCCACCGGGACCTGTACCTCTCGGCTGACCCCCGGGAGCGGATCGCCTCGTACCTGGAGAGCCTGCCAACGGTCGACCGGCTGATACCCGCTCCGGTCGCGGGGTAG